A window of Anaerosoma tenue contains these coding sequences:
- a CDS encoding thioredoxin domain-containing protein, translated as MPEYVGRVVYVDALTTDPLAAPVLDRYQTRYIPTSVFVSGAGDVIETYVGPLDETQLRAKLDANVE; from the coding sequence ATGCCCGAGTACGTCGGCCGGGTGGTCTACGTGGACGCTCTCACCACCGATCCCTTAGCAGCTCCGGTGCTCGACCGGTATCAAACGCGGTACATCCCCACATCCGTCTTCGTGTCCGGCGCGGGTGATGTCATCGAGACATACGTCGGCCCGTTGGACGAGACGCAGCTCCGGGCCAAGCTCGACGCGAACGTGGAGTAG
- a CDS encoding thioredoxin family protein — protein MEIKILGTGCAKCKQLEKVVREAVDEMSLDATVVKVTELTDIMEYGIMSTPGLVVDGEVRLAGRLPKMAEVKSILERAGA, from the coding sequence ATGGAGATCAAGATCCTCGGTACCGGATGCGCTAAGTGCAAGCAGCTGGAGAAGGTGGTCCGGGAGGCCGTGGATGAGATGAGTCTGGACGCCACGGTGGTGAAGGTGACCGAACTCACCGACATCATGGAGTACGGGATCATGTCCACGCCGGGCCTCGTGGTTGACGGCGAGGTACGGCTTGCGGGGAGGCTCCCCAAGATGGCCGAGGTGAAATCGATCCTCGAGCGTGCGGGCGCTTAG
- a CDS encoding ArsR/SmtB family transcription factor has translation MQAAAERLSEDRLDAALKALASAQRREIVRFLLQRTSEEGKTCCATDEVCACKLSEHLGLAASTVSHHMSALKDAGLVTARKDGTWVYYTVQRDVLAAVAAAIEGF, from the coding sequence ATGCAGGCTGCTGCTGAGCGGCTCTCTGAGGATCGGCTTGACGCCGCGCTCAAGGCGCTCGCCTCAGCTCAGCGTCGTGAGATCGTGCGCTTCCTGCTGCAGCGGACGTCGGAAGAGGGCAAGACCTGCTGCGCCACGGACGAGGTCTGCGCCTGCAAGCTGTCGGAGCATCTTGGCCTGGCGGCATCTACCGTGTCGCATCACATGTCGGCCTTGAAAGACGCCGGTCTGGTGACCGCGCGCAAGGATGGCACATGGGTTTACTACACGGTTCAACGCGACGTGCTCGCCGCCGTGGCTGCGGCGATTGAAGGATTCTGA
- a CDS encoding DUF2703 domain-containing protein → MSGCCSGPARIVVEFDYLTVDGNTCDRCGDTHDAVRAAVSDARAALPSSVAVIDYLECELTSGRLDDSNRVLVNGRPAEEWLGGVSMMSDCPSCSDLVGESVCCREIEVGGVRTEAVGRDVVFDAIMAAAGLAGEAGSAGLSSLSSREDRAAEASSRPADPASTCCTPAPPTVTLVTGPGCG, encoded by the coding sequence ATGAGTGGTTGCTGCAGCGGACCGGCGCGCATCGTCGTGGAGTTCGACTATCTCACCGTCGACGGGAACACCTGTGACCGTTGCGGGGACACTCACGATGCCGTGCGTGCGGCCGTTTCCGACGCGCGAGCCGCGCTGCCCTCGTCGGTGGCGGTGATCGACTATCTTGAGTGCGAGTTGACCTCCGGCCGTCTCGACGACTCCAACCGGGTGCTGGTGAACGGACGTCCGGCCGAGGAGTGGCTCGGCGGCGTGAGCATGATGAGCGACTGTCCGTCATGCAGCGATCTGGTCGGGGAATCGGTCTGCTGCCGCGAGATCGAGGTCGGCGGCGTACGGACCGAGGCCGTGGGCCGTGACGTGGTCTTCGACGCCATCATGGCCGCCGCAGGGCTCGCAGGCGAGGCGGGATCGGCGGGCCTCTCCTCGCTGTCCTCGCGCGAAGATCGCGCTGCGGAGGCTTCGTCGAGACCTGCCGATCCCGCCTCGACGTGCTGCACGCCTGCTCCGCCCACGGTCACGCTCGTCACCGGCCCGGGATGTGGTTGA
- a CDS encoding permease, whose amino-acid sequence MDLITGVFAWMNDQLLKMVWLNDLVGAFVSDVLGLPLGERLGASIQFFLYDTVKIFVLLSALIFAISYVQSYFPPERTKRILGRFNGIWGNVLGALLGTITPFCSCSSIPLFIGFTSAGLPLGVTFSFLISSPLVDLASVILLASIFNWRIAIAYVVVGLVLAVAGGSIISALKLERYVEPFVYGTHLADADLPEMTRRDRIAFAWQAVADIVKRVWPYVLAGVGIGAVIHGWIPETWVSAVLGTANPFSPVIATIVGVPMYADIFGTLPIAEALVAKGVGLGTVLAFMMAVTALSLPSLVMLKKVVKTPLLATFFGLVVTGILIIGYGFNAVGAWFV is encoded by the coding sequence ATGGACCTGATCACCGGTGTGTTCGCGTGGATGAACGATCAGCTTCTCAAGATGGTGTGGCTGAACGACCTCGTAGGTGCGTTCGTGTCCGACGTCCTGGGTCTCCCGCTGGGTGAGCGTCTCGGCGCCAGCATCCAGTTCTTCCTGTACGACACGGTCAAGATCTTCGTGCTGCTCTCGGCGCTCATCTTCGCCATCTCGTACGTACAGAGTTACTTCCCGCCCGAGCGTACGAAGCGGATCCTCGGGCGCTTCAACGGGATCTGGGGCAACGTCCTCGGCGCGCTGCTCGGCACCATCACGCCGTTCTGCTCCTGCTCCTCCATCCCGTTGTTCATCGGCTTCACCTCGGCCGGTCTCCCGCTCGGGGTCACCTTCTCGTTCCTGATCTCGTCCCCGCTCGTCGACCTGGCCTCGGTCATCCTGCTCGCCAGCATCTTCAACTGGCGGATCGCGATCGCCTACGTGGTGGTGGGACTCGTATTGGCGGTCGCGGGTGGCTCGATCATCAGTGCCCTCAAGCTCGAGCGCTACGTCGAGCCATTCGTCTACGGCACCCATCTTGCCGACGCCGACCTGCCCGAGATGACCCGGCGCGACCGCATCGCGTTCGCGTGGCAGGCGGTGGCCGACATCGTGAAGCGTGTGTGGCCCTACGTTCTGGCCGGCGTAGGTATCGGAGCGGTGATCCACGGCTGGATACCCGAGACGTGGGTCTCTGCCGTGCTCGGTACGGCCAACCCGTTCTCGCCGGTGATCGCCACGATCGTGGGCGTGCCGATGTACGCCGACATCTTCGGAACGCTGCCGATAGCCGAGGCGCTGGTGGCCAAGGGCGTGGGCCTCGGCACCGTGCTCGCCTTCATGATGGCGGTCACGGCGCTCTCGCTGCCCTCGCTCGTGATGCTCAAGAAGGTCGTGAAGACGCCGCTGCTTGCCACTTTCTTCGGCCTCGTAGTCACCGGCATCCTGATCATCGGCTACGGCTTCAATGCGGTCGGCGCCTGGTTCGTCTAG
- a CDS encoding type II toxin-antitoxin system HicB family antitoxin, whose translation MAVYKVNVSLPEELVSEIDEAAGDLGMSRSGFIAEASSRYVSDIKNLSTEERRSKDIQRALAGFARIGSKLTERDIQDLIDHTRRDRERDTPGGWRR comes from the coding sequence ATGGCGGTCTACAAGGTGAACGTGTCACTGCCTGAAGAGCTGGTGAGCGAGATTGATGAGGCCGCCGGCGACCTTGGAATGAGCCGCAGCGGTTTCATCGCCGAAGCGAGTTCCCGCTATGTCTCTGACATCAAGAACCTGTCAACCGAGGAGCGTCGAAGCAAGGACATACAGCGGGCGCTCGCCGGCTTCGCGCGCATCGGGTCGAAGCTGACAGAACGGGATATCCAGGACCTGATCGACCACACCCGCCGGGACAGGGAGCGCGACACACCCGGGGGGTGGCGACGGTGA
- a CDS encoding type II toxin-antitoxin system VapC family toxin, giving the protein MSGAIVVDSSIAFKWLSALGENRVDLAVDLLHRHLTGETILIAPASLPWEVANALRWKRRIPSSEVIELIGHLEAIQIHLMDVTYSRVRSAAELAYSHGLSVYDALFLDLATEFDCPLVTADYRAFADVDTSVEIRLL; this is encoded by the coding sequence GTGAGCGGAGCGATCGTCGTCGATTCCTCCATTGCATTCAAGTGGCTGTCCGCCCTCGGCGAGAACCGCGTCGACCTCGCGGTCGATCTGCTGCACCGGCACCTGACTGGCGAGACGATACTCATCGCGCCCGCCAGTCTGCCCTGGGAGGTGGCAAACGCCCTCAGATGGAAGAGGCGTATTCCATCCTCGGAGGTCATCGAGCTAATCGGTCATCTCGAAGCGATCCAGATCCACCTGATGGATGTGACCTACTCGCGCGTGCGGTCGGCTGCCGAACTCGCGTACAGCCATGGCCTCAGTGTCTATGATGCGCTCTTCCTCGACCTCGCCACGGAATTCGATTGCCCGCTCGTGACGGCGGACTACCGCGCCTTCGCCGACGTTGATACCTCGGTGGAGATTCGGCTTCTGTAG
- the ortB gene encoding 2-amino-4-oxopentanoate thiolase subunit OrtB, with protein MPTRYEQVMARKGEIMKRALGMDYAEFERSPIAFDYEGMMSAHGYTLEDIRGIQRAAGVGLTPLLELRNMTDLVRSYAEPGHGARIFVKDEAANMAGSFKDRRASMSIHVAAEKGFPGVIAATSGNYGAAVASQAARAGLKCIICQEAFDSRHIGQPEIVEKSRICEAFGAEVVQMTVGPELFFHMLELLDETGFLSASLYSPFGVSGIESLGAELAEEMIGLTGAPPTHVVVTHAGGGNTTGTARGLRRMGAHDTQVVSASVDLSGLHMASDTDFNRKSFTTGHTGFGVPFATWPDRSDVPRNAARSLRYMDRYLTVTQGEVFYVTEALSKLEGLERGPSGNTAMAAAMSLARELPRDATVVVQETEYTGAGKHHWSQLAFAREQGVEVRKGDPADNVPGTAIVIPERPEQIRAKDLDLVRMRRSYIRNALRHAPEGYEPTPGDIVFLAEDTNTTPVAVEEAIAELRAG; from the coding sequence ATGCCCACCCGCTACGAGCAGGTCATGGCCCGCAAGGGCGAGATCATGAAGCGTGCCCTCGGCATGGACTACGCCGAGTTCGAGCGGAGCCCGATCGCCTTCGACTACGAAGGCATGATGTCGGCCCACGGCTATACGCTGGAGGACATCCGCGGGATCCAGCGCGCGGCGGGCGTGGGTCTCACGCCGCTCCTGGAGCTACGCAACATGACCGACCTCGTGCGGTCGTACGCAGAGCCCGGCCATGGGGCGCGGATCTTCGTGAAGGACGAGGCGGCCAACATGGCGGGCTCGTTCAAGGACCGCAGGGCAAGCATGAGCATCCATGTGGCAGCCGAGAAGGGATTCCCGGGGGTCATCGCAGCCACCTCGGGCAACTATGGCGCCGCCGTGGCCAGCCAGGCGGCCCGGGCGGGGCTGAAGTGCATCATCTGCCAGGAGGCCTTCGATTCGCGGCACATCGGACAGCCCGAGATCGTTGAGAAGTCGCGCATCTGCGAGGCGTTCGGCGCCGAGGTCGTCCAGATGACGGTGGGTCCGGAGCTCTTCTTCCACATGCTCGAGTTGCTCGATGAGACGGGATTCCTCTCGGCGTCGCTGTACTCGCCCTTCGGGGTGTCGGGGATCGAGTCGCTCGGCGCCGAGTTGGCCGAGGAGATGATCGGGCTCACCGGCGCGCCGCCCACGCATGTGGTCGTCACACACGCCGGCGGCGGCAACACCACCGGCACGGCGCGCGGACTGCGCAGGATGGGCGCGCACGACACCCAGGTCGTGAGCGCGTCGGTGGACCTCTCGGGACTCCACATGGCCAGCGACACCGACTTCAATCGCAAGAGCTTCACCACCGGGCATACGGGCTTTGGGGTGCCGTTCGCGACCTGGCCCGACCGCTCCGACGTGCCCCGCAACGCTGCGCGGTCGCTCCGCTACATGGACCGCTATCTCACCGTCACCCAGGGCGAGGTCTTCTATGTGACCGAGGCGCTCTCCAAGCTCGAAGGGCTGGAGCGTGGGCCGAGCGGCAACACTGCGATGGCGGCAGCGATGTCGCTGGCGCGCGAGCTGCCGCGTGACGCGACGGTGGTGGTGCAGGAGACGGAGTACACCGGCGCCGGGAAGCATCACTGGTCGCAACTGGCGTTCGCGCGCGAGCAGGGCGTGGAGGTGCGGAAGGGCGATCCGGCCGACAACGTGCCGGGCACGGCGATCGTGATACCCGAGCGCCCGGAGCAGATACGCGCCAAGGACCTCGACCTGGTGCGGATGCGGCGATCGTACATCCGCAACGCTCTCAGGCATGCCCCCGAAGGATACGAACCCACTCCTGGCGACATCGTCTTCCTTGCCGAGGACACCAACACCACACCGGTGGCGGTCGAGGAGGCGATAGCCGAGTTGCGTGCGGGGTAG
- the ortA gene encoding 2-amino-4-oxopentanoate thiolase subunit OrtA codes for MGDAIRCDADDWVEVEYVLLEPGQRAAGIPDDTAAQPLRAWVKGFARGPAFIGDEVDVETMAGRVVRGHLSEIEPGYTHTFGTPPAEIVAIGRDARARVAEYRALADPEAGE; via the coding sequence ATGGGCGACGCGATCCGATGCGATGCCGATGACTGGGTGGAAGTGGAGTACGTGCTCCTTGAGCCGGGCCAGCGCGCGGCCGGGATTCCGGATGACACCGCCGCTCAGCCGCTGCGGGCGTGGGTGAAAGGGTTCGCCCGCGGCCCCGCGTTCATCGGCGACGAGGTGGATGTGGAGACGATGGCGGGCCGCGTGGTGCGCGGACACCTCTCGGAGATCGAGCCGGGGTACACCCACACCTTCGGCACTCCTCCGGCGGAGATCGTGGCCATCGGCCGTGACGCCCGCGCCAGGGTGGCCGAGTACCGTGCGCTCGCGGACCCGGAAGCGGGTGAGTGA
- the ord gene encoding 2,4-diaminopentanoate dehydrogenase has product MIKVAVWGTGMMGQGLLGFILDRPNDVELVGAIVTNPAKEGRPVGELLGRTCDVCMTTDAQSVLAKEPDVVCICTQSNLHEVSDQVEACVKAGANVLCIAEKLAYPWASDADWADSFEELAMEHDVSILGTGINPGFILDALVVAWSSICLRIDRIEAERVNDLSPFGPTVMQSQGVGTTVEEFERGVADGTIVGHIGFPESIGLIADALGWEIDEVVETREPIVTSVPRETPHVKVAPGDVCGCRHIGRGYSNGELKIELVHPQQIHPELEGVETGDYIRIVGDPEVHMSNKPEIPGGKGTYASTGNYIPLIVDAPAGILTVTDLPIPRFWTPSE; this is encoded by the coding sequence ATGATCAAGGTCGCGGTGTGGGGCACCGGCATGATGGGACAGGGGCTGCTCGGCTTCATCCTTGACCGTCCCAACGATGTGGAGCTGGTCGGGGCGATCGTCACCAACCCGGCCAAAGAAGGCAGACCCGTGGGGGAGCTGCTCGGCCGGACCTGTGACGTGTGCATGACGACCGATGCCCAGTCCGTGCTGGCCAAGGAGCCGGACGTGGTCTGCATCTGCACGCAAAGCAACCTCCACGAGGTCTCCGACCAGGTCGAGGCGTGCGTGAAAGCCGGGGCGAACGTCCTCTGTATCGCCGAGAAGCTGGCGTACCCGTGGGCGAGCGATGCCGACTGGGCGGATAGCTTCGAGGAGCTCGCGATGGAGCACGATGTCTCCATCCTCGGCACCGGTATCAATCCCGGTTTCATCCTGGACGCCCTCGTCGTGGCGTGGAGCTCCATCTGCCTGCGGATCGATCGCATCGAGGCCGAGCGCGTGAACGACCTCTCGCCGTTCGGCCCCACCGTCATGCAGAGCCAGGGCGTGGGCACCACCGTGGAGGAGTTCGAGCGGGGCGTCGCCGACGGCACGATCGTCGGCCATATCGGGTTCCCCGAGTCCATCGGGCTCATCGCCGATGCGCTCGGCTGGGAGATCGACGAGGTCGTTGAGACGCGCGAGCCGATCGTCACATCGGTGCCGCGGGAGACTCCGCACGTGAAGGTCGCTCCCGGCGACGTGTGCGGCTGCCGTCACATCGGGCGGGGCTACAGCAACGGCGAGCTCAAGATCGAGCTCGTGCACCCGCAGCAGATACATCCCGAGCTCGAGGGAGTGGAGACGGGCGACTACATCCGCATCGTCGGGGACCCGGAGGTGCACATGTCGAACAAGCCCGAGATCCCCGGCGGCAAGGGTACGTACGCGTCGACGGGCAACTACATCCCACTGATCGTCGACGCGCCGGCGGGCATACTCACAGTGACCGATCTTCCGATCCCGCGGTTCTGGACGCCGAGCGAATAG
- a CDS encoding ABC transporter ATP-binding protein — MKSPTTPRLWRPILASEQQTPLLEFRDVQTFYGRIQILKGVNYTVYPGEIVCLLGGNASGKSTTMKTILGIVKPTKGQVLWEGEVINNLRTAERIKRGIATVPENRRLFPHLTVVENLEMGAYTRNDVSGIAEDLERVYEYFPKLAERRKQRAGTLSGGEQQMVAFGRALMSRPKLICMDEPSMGLSPALVDQNFELIQQVNEQGVAVFVVEQNANAALSIADRGYVLQGGRLFTEGTAAELLENPELKRAYLGG; from the coding sequence ATGAAGTCGCCAACGACCCCCAGGTTGTGGAGGCCTATCTTGGCAAGCGAGCAGCAGACGCCACTGCTTGAGTTCCGGGACGTCCAGACCTTCTACGGACGTATCCAGATCCTCAAGGGCGTGAACTACACCGTGTATCCGGGTGAGATCGTGTGCCTGCTCGGCGGCAACGCCTCAGGCAAGTCGACCACCATGAAGACCATCCTCGGCATCGTGAAGCCCACCAAGGGGCAGGTGCTCTGGGAGGGGGAGGTCATCAACAACCTCAGGACCGCCGAGCGGATCAAGCGCGGCATCGCGACCGTACCCGAGAACCGTCGGCTGTTCCCGCACCTCACCGTGGTGGAGAACCTGGAGATGGGGGCGTACACGCGCAACGACGTTTCAGGCATCGCCGAGGACCTCGAGCGTGTCTACGAGTACTTCCCCAAGCTCGCCGAGCGGCGCAAGCAGCGCGCAGGCACGCTCTCCGGTGGTGAGCAGCAGATGGTCGCGTTCGGCCGGGCCTTGATGAGCCGACCCAAGCTCATCTGCATGGACGAGCCGTCGATGGGCCTGTCGCCCGCGCTCGTGGATCAGAACTTCGAGCTCATCCAGCAGGTGAACGAGCAGGGTGTGGCGGTCTTCGTGGTGGAGCAGAACGCGAACGCCGCTCTGTCCATCGCCGACCGCGGTTACGTGTTGCAGGGCGGGCGGCTCTTCACCGAGGGCACCGCAGCCGAGCTTCTTGAGAACCCCGAACTGAAGCGGGCATACCTCGGCGGATAG
- a CDS encoding ABC transporter ATP-binding protein has product MGSVLELQDVSMSFGGLKAVDTLSFTVEENEIVSIIGPNGSGKTTTFNLISGLYEPHSGDILLKGESVAGLRADVVHDKGISRTFQSLRLFTNMSVMENVLVGMHSVTSGGVVASMLRLPNVRREERAMREKAREILDMFPGRFSGPRQSQPAYSLSYANRRRLEIARALASDPALLLLDEPVAGMNPAESHEVMEQIKLLREKGYTILMIEHDMHVVEGVSDRVIAMDHGVKIAEGTYDEVANDPQVVEAYLGKRAADATA; this is encoded by the coding sequence ATGGGCAGCGTACTCGAACTGCAGGATGTGTCCATGTCGTTCGGCGGACTCAAGGCCGTCGACACACTGTCGTTCACCGTCGAGGAGAACGAGATCGTCTCGATCATCGGGCCCAACGGCTCCGGCAAGACCACCACGTTCAACCTCATCAGCGGTCTCTATGAGCCGCACTCGGGCGACATCCTCCTCAAAGGGGAGAGCGTCGCCGGGCTGCGCGCCGACGTGGTGCACGACAAAGGCATCTCGCGGACCTTCCAGTCGCTGAGGCTCTTCACCAACATGAGCGTGATGGAGAACGTGCTGGTGGGCATGCACTCCGTCACCAGCGGCGGTGTCGTCGCATCGATGCTGCGCCTCCCCAACGTGCGCCGTGAGGAGCGGGCGATGCGCGAGAAGGCGCGGGAGATCCTCGACATGTTCCCCGGGCGTTTCTCGGGTCCCCGTCAGTCGCAGCCGGCGTACTCGCTCTCGTACGCGAACCGCCGTCGGCTCGAGATCGCGCGCGCGCTGGCCTCTGACCCCGCGCTACTGCTCCTCGACGAGCCGGTGGCAGGCATGAACCCCGCCGAATCGCACGAGGTGATGGAGCAGATCAAGCTGCTCCGGGAGAAGGGCTATACGATCCTCATGATCGAGCATGACATGCATGTGGTGGAGGGTGTGTCCGACCGGGTCATCGCGATGGACCACGGCGTGAAGATCGCCGAGGGCACCTACGATGAAGTCGCCAACGACCCCCAGGTTGTGGAGGCCTATCTTGGCAAGCGAGCAGCAGACGCCACTGCTTGA
- a CDS encoding branched-chain amino acid ABC transporter permease, with product MTAKTMTRDGRSGLHDALSRLPGWVWWALAIVIAGVFPLLNVAGLVETAWLRVGVISLIFVMLSLGLNIVMGETGLLNLGYIAFFAFGAYTTALLSSPKFGLQWPFLAVLALSAVVAMVAGFLISVPTLRLRGDYLAIVTLAFGEIVRLTITNLVPLTNGPNGITGIYPPALSSSADRGAEGLAAWLVIDKPVEYYYLVLVCVIVLAVLLTNLKNSRIGRAWNALREDELAAVSAGITASRAKMLAVVLSAGIAGFAGSLFAYYSNVISPESFLFMQSVIVVCMVVLGGMGSIPGVIIGAIVLQALPQIIRQAAGAARSDFEVYRMLIYGILIVVMVIFRPEGLIPDKIFRRESHEVDPRELERTRQSLFDLEEGEKDLEV from the coding sequence ATGACCGCCAAGACGATGACACGGGATGGCAGGTCGGGCCTTCATGACGCGCTCTCCAGGTTGCCCGGCTGGGTCTGGTGGGCGCTGGCGATCGTGATCGCGGGGGTCTTCCCGCTGCTGAACGTGGCGGGACTCGTGGAGACGGCATGGCTGCGAGTGGGCGTGATCTCGCTGATCTTCGTGATGCTGTCGCTCGGTCTCAATATCGTGATGGGGGAGACCGGGCTCCTCAACCTCGGCTATATCGCGTTCTTCGCGTTCGGCGCCTACACGACAGCGCTGCTCTCGTCGCCCAAGTTCGGCCTCCAGTGGCCGTTCCTGGCTGTCCTCGCCCTGAGCGCGGTGGTCGCCATGGTGGCAGGGTTCTTGATCAGTGTGCCCACGCTCCGCCTGCGCGGTGACTATCTCGCCATCGTGACGTTGGCCTTCGGCGAGATCGTGCGGCTCACGATCACCAACCTGGTGCCGCTCACCAACGGCCCCAACGGCATCACGGGCATCTATCCGCCCGCGCTGTCCTCCTCGGCCGATCGTGGCGCCGAGGGGCTCGCCGCCTGGCTCGTGATCGACAAGCCTGTGGAGTACTACTACCTCGTGCTGGTGTGCGTGATCGTGCTGGCGGTGCTGCTCACCAACCTCAAGAACTCGCGGATCGGGCGTGCGTGGAACGCTCTCCGGGAAGACGAGCTGGCCGCCGTCTCGGCAGGTATCACCGCCTCGCGCGCCAAGATGCTCGCTGTGGTGCTCTCGGCCGGTATCGCCGGGTTCGCCGGCTCGCTCTTCGCCTACTACAGCAACGTCATCAGCCCCGAGTCGTTCCTCTTCATGCAGTCGGTCATCGTTGTCTGCATGGTCGTCCTCGGCGGCATGGGCTCGATCCCCGGCGTGATCATCGGCGCGATCGTGCTGCAGGCGCTTCCGCAGATCATCCGGCAGGCCGCTGGCGCCGCACGGAGCGATTTCGAGGTCTACCGGATGCTCATCTACGGCATCCTCATCGTGGTGATGGTCATCTTCAGGCCCGAGGGACTCATCCCCGACAAGATCTTCCGGCGTGAGTCGCATGAAGTGGATCCGCGCGAACTGGAACGGACACGGCAATCCCTCTTCGACCTCGAAGAGGGCGAGAAGGACCTGGAGGTGTAG
- a CDS encoding branched-chain amino acid ABC transporter permease, which yields MSLDHIVSVTIGGLTVGMIYALIALGYTMVYGVLKFINFAHGEVFTVGGYVAAFTLLAVGVDADSSPLMLAGALVAALAVAVLVPMVLGFLIERIAYRPLRGRSRIIPLLSAIGVSIVLQQLIILIFGSKPVTIPTLELSSASVGLFGVRVRVLALVIIAVSALLMVGLTYLVKSTRIGKAMRATSQDMEAAEMMGIDTNRTIAFTFLVGSALAGIGGLLVVMYYGSLKYDAGFLYGLKAFTAAVLGGIGNIPGAVVGAIVLGMTETYGVSVDLGFLAWFVLAGLVLGLYVQMVRVPRQRVGHISPDRRTPEYEQSIVNVYRFTPYYGVRVLMAERTDALLSVSAAHAMRLMMGNVFLAAVAAYMFMNASVRIDTRWQPVIAFAVLMVILMFRPSGILGEAITEKV from the coding sequence GTGAGCCTTGATCACATCGTAAGCGTGACCATAGGCGGTCTCACCGTAGGCATGATCTACGCGCTGATCGCGCTCGGCTACACGATGGTCTATGGCGTGCTGAAATTCATCAACTTCGCCCATGGCGAGGTGTTCACCGTGGGCGGCTATGTGGCGGCGTTCACACTGCTCGCCGTCGGTGTCGATGCGGACAGTTCGCCGCTGATGCTTGCCGGCGCTCTGGTGGCTGCTCTCGCGGTCGCCGTCCTGGTTCCCATGGTGCTCGGCTTCCTGATCGAGCGCATCGCATACCGGCCGCTGAGAGGGCGCTCGCGGATCATCCCGCTTCTTTCGGCCATCGGTGTCTCGATCGTTCTTCAGCAGTTGATCATCCTCATCTTCGGCTCCAAGCCGGTGACCATCCCCACACTTGAGCTGTCCTCTGCGTCTGTGGGGCTTTTCGGCGTGAGGGTCCGCGTGCTCGCTCTGGTGATCATCGCGGTCTCGGCGCTGCTGATGGTGGGCCTCACGTACCTGGTGAAGTCCACCCGTATCGGCAAGGCGATGCGGGCGACGTCTCAGGACATGGAAGCCGCTGAGATGATGGGCATCGATACCAACCGGACCATCGCGTTCACGTTCCTCGTGGGCTCCGCACTCGCAGGTATCGGTGGTCTCCTCGTGGTGATGTACTACGGTTCGCTCAAGTACGACGCGGGCTTCCTCTACGGGCTCAAGGCGTTCACCGCTGCCGTGCTCGGCGGCATCGGAAACATCCCCGGGGCGGTCGTGGGCGCGATCGTGCTCGGCATGACCGAGACCTACGGCGTGAGCGTCGACCTCGGCTTCCTCGCGTGGTTCGTGCTGGCCGGCCTGGTGCTCGGCCTCTACGTGCAGATGGTGCGTGTGCCGCGCCAGCGGGTCGGGCACATCTCTCCGGACCGCCGTACGCCTGAGTACGAGCAGAGCATCGTGAACGTGTACCGCTTCACGCCGTACTATGGCGTGCGCGTCCTCATGGCGGAGCGCACGGACGCGCTTCTCTCGGTGTCGGCCGCCCACGCCATGCGGCTCATGATGGGCAACGTGTTCCTGGCCGCTGTGGCAGCGTATATGTTCATGAACGCCTCGGTGCGCATCGACACACGATGGCAGCCGGTGATCGCGTTCGCGGTGCTCATGGTCATCCTCATGTTCCGGCCGTCGGGCATCCTCGGCGAAGCAATCACGGAGAAGGTGTAG